The sequence below is a genomic window from Corynebacterium afermentans subsp. afermentans.
ATCGCGGTGAGTGCGGTCAGCGAGAACGGTGCGCCGCCCTGCATGAGCAGGCCGAGGCCGAAGGCCGCGACGCCGCCGATGAGCGCGCCGATGCCCAGGATCACCGCGGCCTGGCCGAGGGCGTCCTTGAGCAGGTAGGAGTTGGATGCGCCGATGGCCTTCAAAATGGCCAGGTCGCGGGTGCGCTGCATCGTCCACACGGTGAGGAAGGCAACGATCACCAGCGCGGCGATGGCGTAGAGGAAGCCCTGGATGAGCTTCAACGAGCCCTGCTCGGAGGAGTACGCCGGCAGGCCGTCGAAAGCCTCCTTCAGGCCCACTCCGCTGTCGACCTTATGGTCTGCCAACAGCACCGAGCCGTCGGCGTCGGTGTGCATTGCGGCCTGCCAGAAACCGGTGGGCACCCACAGGACGGGGGAGTGGGAGAACGCGAGGTCCTCGCCGATTGCGCCGACGGTGATGTCGTTGCCGGCAACGGTCACGGTCTCGCCCTCGCCCACTTCGAGGGAGGGCGCGGCCACGGCTTCGTCGGAAAGCTGCTGCCCTCCGGGAAGCTCGGTGCCCTTCGGCAGCGACAGGATGGCCACGGCCGCGTCCTCGCCGTTGCCCTTGGTCATAAGCATCTGGCTGGCGCCGAGCGGGGTGAGCCCGTCGCGCGCCTCGACGCGGGAGGTGGTGAACGAGATGTCTTCCGGGTCCTGGAAGACAACGGACTGCGGATCCAGCGCCTCAAGCGCGGACGTGTTTTGCTTGCCCAGGCCGGCGGTCAGGCCCGTGAGCACGACCACCAGCAGCGTAATCAGCGCCACGGTGCCTGCGATCAGCCCGAAGCGCCCCTTGGCTGACGTGATTTCTCTGATTCCTACGAACATGGCTTCAATCCTGCCGTTGACCTGCACTGCTCTACATCGCGCGGGCGGTTGAAATCCCGGTCAACCGATCGGTTGATCTACGCTCAGACGCATGTTGTCCACCACCCGTCTGCTCGACTTTCTGCGCGTGAGCCTGCACGTGCTCGTCGCCGTGCTGCTTGCGGTGGGGCTTGTGGGGCAGTTGCGTAGCGACGCACCCCTGGCAGCCCTAGCCCTGCCTCTGACCTTCGCCTGCGTGTACATGGCCGGCACCGTCTGGCACTTCCACGGCAAGGACTACCCGGCCTGGGCGCCGTATGCCTGGCTCGCGGTTGTCTCCGCGCTGTGGGTGGGGCTGGTGCAGATGTCCGAGAACTTCGTATGGCTGGAGTTCCCGCTGGTCATGCTGGCGTGCGTGCTGTTGACCACATGGTGGGAACTCGCGGCCACCGCGGCGCTTTTAGCCGTTGCCCTCACCGCCACCGCGCCGGGCGGCGGGGCCGGCGCGGTCATCGGCCCCACCATCGGCACCGTGCTGGCGGTGATCATCGTGCACGCCTACCAGGCGCTGCGCGCGGAGGCGGACCACTACCGGCAGATGGCCGAGGACCTCAAGGCCGCCCAGCGCGAAGCGGCAAAAGCCGAGCACGCCGCGGGCGTGGCGGAGGAGCGGGCCCGCCTGGCACGCGAGGTACACGACACAATGGCGCAGGGTTTTAGCTCCATCGTTCTGTTGGGCCGCGCGATGGACAAGCAGCTGCCCCAGGGCGACCCGGCGCGCGAGACGCTGGACGTGATCCGCTCCACCGCCTCCGACAACCTGGCGGAGGCGCGCCGCTTCGTCGCCGAGAACTCC
It includes:
- a CDS encoding sensor histidine kinase, with the protein product MLSTTRLLDFLRVSLHVLVAVLLAVGLVGQLRSDAPLAALALPLTFACVYMAGTVWHFHGKDYPAWAPYAWLAVVSALWVGLVQMSENFVWLEFPLVMLACVLLTTWWELAATAALLAVALTATAPGGGAGAVIGPTIGTVLAVIIVHAYQALRAEADHYRQMAEDLKAAQREAAKAEHAAGVAEERARLAREVHDTMAQGFSSIVLLGRAMDKQLPQGDPARETLDVIRSTASDNLAEARRFVAENSANTQAPKRETLPVRLERLARHAQDRQRALGEQLEVRVHAVDLPEPCASVAERVVREGLSNIVRHAGASSAVVTVDRLGATATIDVFDNGRGITGPEGYGLKGLRARVEEVGGELTVEGNVLAATLPVEENG
- a CDS encoding ABC transporter permease; amino-acid sequence: MFVGIREITSAKGRFGLIAGTVALITLLVVVLTGLTAGLGKQNTSALEALDPQSVVFQDPEDISFTTSRVEARDGLTPLGASQMLMTKGNGEDAAVAILSLPKGTELPGGQQLSDEAVAAPSLEVGEGETVTVAGNDITVGAIGEDLAFSHSPVLWVPTGFWQAAMHTDADGSVLLADHKVDSGVGLKEAFDGLPAYSSEQGSLKLIQGFLYAIAALVIVAFLTVWTMQRTRDLAILKAIGASNSYLLKDALGQAAVILGIGALIGGVAAFGLGLLMQGGAPFSLTALTAIAPPVAIWALGMVGALIATRNITKVNPQAALGGVA